Proteins encoded within one genomic window of Anastrepha ludens isolate Willacy chromosome 4, idAnaLude1.1, whole genome shotgun sequence:
- the LOC128862170 gene encoding uncharacterized protein LOC128862170: protein MQMNSRKERLIWREPNGENGQMICGGQTKNPHIYNDIVVKMRRKRQNGYIRRKPFHFEALFCCAPLYGQYYDEHCSEIKRSFSGDVMDTMLVCTNIFEISLIVLIFRSSLRNCNLRFFKYK, encoded by the exons ATGAATAGCAGAAAGGAACGTTTAATCTGGAGAGAACCAAATGGAGAGAACGGGCAAATGATTTGCGGAGGGCAAACAAAAAATCCCCACATATACAATGACATTGTTGTCAAAATG AGAAGAAAACGGCAAAATGGGTACATCAGACGAAAGCCCTTCCACTTTGAGGCACTTTTCTGCTGTGCACCGCTTTATGGGCAATACTACGATGAACACTGCTCCGAGATTAAGCGTTCTTTTTCCGGAGACGTTATGGACAcaatgctagtttgcactaacatcttcgaaatttcattaattgttttgatatttcggagtagtttgagaaattgcaatttaagattttttaaatataagtaa